One Amycolatopsis sp. NBC_00355 genomic window carries:
- a CDS encoding PHP domain-containing protein: MTIDLHAHSTASDGTTPPADLPRLAARAGLTVVALTDHDTFAGLALAAPAAAEAGIELVPGVEISCRLDDAEVHLLGYFADPADAPLAAELDLIRTDRARRAVRMVERCRELGAPITLAQVEAIAAGAPLGRPHIAAALVASGVTTDAFTQDWLADGGRADVPKHVLPTTAAIALVRAAGGTAVLAHPRSSKRRAEVSDTQLATLAAAGLAGLEADHPEQPPEVGRRLREVAAELGLLTTGSSDFHGDRKPVRLGDFTTSPEVLAALRP, encoded by the coding sequence GTGACGATCGACTTGCACGCCCACAGCACGGCCTCGGACGGCACGACCCCGCCGGCGGACCTGCCGCGGCTGGCGGCCCGGGCGGGCCTGACGGTGGTCGCGCTCACCGACCACGACACGTTCGCCGGCCTGGCTCTTGCGGCGCCCGCGGCGGCGGAAGCCGGGATCGAGCTGGTGCCGGGAGTCGAGATCTCCTGCCGGCTCGACGACGCCGAGGTGCACCTGCTCGGCTACTTCGCCGACCCGGCGGACGCGCCGCTGGCCGCCGAGCTGGACCTGATCCGCACCGACCGCGCCCGCCGCGCGGTCCGGATGGTCGAGCGCTGCCGCGAGCTGGGCGCGCCGATCACCCTGGCCCAGGTGGAGGCGATCGCGGCAGGCGCCCCGCTGGGCCGCCCCCACATCGCGGCGGCGCTGGTGGCCTCGGGGGTGACGACCGACGCGTTCACGCAGGACTGGCTCGCCGACGGCGGCCGCGCGGACGTCCCGAAGCACGTCCTGCCCACGACGGCCGCGATCGCCCTGGTCCGCGCGGCCGGCGGCACGGCGGTGCTGGCCCACCCGCGCTCGTCGAAGCGCCGGGCGGAGGTGTCGGACACCCAGCTGGCGACGCTGGCCGCAGCGGGCCTCGCCGGCCTGGAGGCGGACCACCCGGAGCAACCACCCGAGGTCGGCCGGCGGCTGCGGGAGGTGGCCGCGGAGCTGGGGTTGCTGACGACGGGCTCGAGCGACTTCCACGGCGACCGCAAGCCGGTCCGCCTCGGCGACTTCACGACGTCCCCCGAGGTGCTGGCCGCCCTGCGCCCCTGA
- a CDS encoding Glu/Leu/Phe/Val dehydrogenase dimerization domain-containing protein encodes MTAHEQLIARRGRRSGVTTMVAIHSSVLGPAVGGCRFKAYPSVTHAVDDVLRLSAAMTAKCAVAGLDFGGGKSVIALEPGRVLSPAERRDVLLDHADLIASFDGGYLAGPDVGTGPADMLVLREVTPHAYCTPEAAGGTGSSSGPTAIGVLAALRAASGTRSMAGRRVVISGYGAVGAHLAASLQAMGASVVVSDVDPAKRAEARELGFEWAEPEKALTLTADVVIPAAVGGVLSPESVARLDTPLVVGPANNQLTEDAVADALAARGVLWVPDYVASAGGILYTLAREAEGLDHDAALARVESIEGTVETILAAARSHATTPLREAAALAERRLTAAATR; translated from the coding sequence ATGACCGCACATGAGCAACTGATCGCCCGCCGTGGCCGTCGATCCGGCGTCACCACGATGGTCGCGATCCATTCGAGCGTGCTCGGCCCGGCCGTCGGCGGCTGCCGCTTCAAGGCGTATCCGAGCGTGACCCACGCCGTGGACGACGTCCTGCGCCTCTCGGCCGCGATGACCGCGAAGTGCGCGGTCGCGGGCCTCGATTTCGGGGGCGGGAAGAGCGTCATCGCGCTGGAGCCCGGCCGGGTGCTCTCTCCGGCGGAACGGCGAGACGTCCTTCTGGACCACGCCGATCTGATCGCGTCGTTCGACGGCGGGTACCTGGCCGGCCCGGACGTCGGCACCGGCCCGGCCGACATGCTGGTGCTGCGCGAGGTCACGCCGCACGCGTACTGCACGCCCGAGGCGGCGGGCGGCACGGGCTCCTCGAGCGGCCCGACCGCGATCGGCGTGCTGGCCGCGCTGCGGGCGGCGTCGGGCACCCGGTCGATGGCCGGCCGCCGGGTGGTGATCAGCGGCTACGGCGCGGTGGGCGCGCACCTCGCGGCGAGCCTGCAGGCCATGGGCGCGTCTGTGGTGGTGTCGGACGTCGACCCGGCGAAGCGGGCCGAGGCTCGCGAGCTGGGCTTCGAGTGGGCCGAGCCGGAGAAAGCGCTCACCCTGACGGCGGACGTGGTGATCCCGGCGGCGGTGGGCGGCGTGCTGAGTCCGGAGAGCGTGGCCCGGCTCGACACACCGCTGGTGGTGGGCCCGGCCAACAACCAGCTGACCGAGGACGCCGTCGCGGACGCGCTCGCCGCCCGGGGCGTGCTGTGGGTGCCGGACTACGTCGCGAGCGCGGGCGGGATCTTGTACACGCTCGCCCGGGAGGCCGAGGGCTTGGACCACGACGCGGCGCTGGCCCGCGTCGAGTCGATCGAAGGGACCGTCGAAACCATCCTCGCGGCGGCGCGGTCCCACGCGACGACGCCGTTGCGTGAGGCGGCCGCGCTGGCCGAGCGCCGCCTCACCGCGGCCGCCACTCGCTGA
- a CDS encoding YigZ family protein codes for MTDRYLSVAREGGHEVEIKRSRFLCALAPVSSEEAAREFIAARRRAGPGARHHCHAFVLGPDGRSRRSSDDGEPAGTAGTPMLEVLRRRELTDTVAVVTRYFGGVLLGAGGLIRAYGQAVAQAIDVVGVLEHRRLQVVEVAVSYDRAGRLENDLRASRYALHATRFDELAHFEIGLGPGEAGTFAGWLADLTGGEAKATGLGERWVTSGP; via the coding sequence ATGACTGATCGTTATCTCTCCGTGGCTCGCGAAGGCGGCCACGAGGTCGAGATCAAGCGCTCCCGCTTCCTCTGCGCGCTCGCTCCGGTGTCTTCGGAGGAGGCCGCGCGCGAGTTCATCGCGGCCCGGCGACGGGCCGGACCGGGGGCCCGGCACCACTGCCACGCCTTCGTTCTCGGCCCGGATGGACGGAGCCGACGGTCCAGTGACGACGGTGAACCGGCCGGCACCGCGGGCACGCCGATGCTGGAAGTGCTGCGCCGCCGGGAGTTGACGGACACGGTCGCGGTCGTGACACGCTACTTCGGCGGGGTGCTGCTCGGCGCGGGCGGGCTCATCCGCGCGTACGGACAGGCTGTGGCACAAGCGATCGACGTAGTAGGCGTACTAGAACACCGTCGACTCCAAGTGGTTGAGGTCGCCGTGAGCTACGACCGCGCGGGACGGCTGGAGAACGACCTGCGCGCGTCGCGGTACGCGCTCCACGCGACCCGCTTCGACGAGCTGGCCCACTTCGAGATCGGCCTGGGTCCGGGCGAGGCCGGGACGTTCGCGGGCTGGCTGGCCGACCTCACGGGCGGCGAGGCGAAGGCCACCGGACTCGGCGAGCGGTGGGTCACGTCGGGCCCGTGA
- a CDS encoding FAD-binding and (Fe-S)-binding domain-containing protein gives MEILTDAATLALYTTDASNYRHVPRGVVLPETVDDVVAAVAAARVRDLPVIARGGGTSVAGNACGPGLVIDTSRHVGGVLSLDPATRLARVLPGTVLDDLQAVAAPHGLRFGPDPSTHSRCTIGGMIGNNACGSHSVAWGRTVDVVRSLDVLLYDGTRLRLGPGEPTEGRIFDELRALVRDNLALLRKELSTWPRRVSGYGLEHLLPENGFDVAKALVGSEGTCVTVLEATVALAELPRHRVLAVLGFPSDIAAADAVPSILPWSPLTVEGVDAELVAMLPGRGNDLPPGGAWLFVELAGADPAEAAGRARALAASLDLTGSVVLDDPVAQRKLWRIREEGAGLATRLADGSEAWPGWEDAAVPPERLGAYLREFKDLMRAHGRKSVVYGHYGEGCLHLRLDFDLLSRQGIAGFRRFLEEAADLVAAHGGSLSGEHGDGQARSELLSRMYSPEMMDVFARFKAIFDPAGRMNPGIIVEPRKVDANLRVRPAPLSLEDVTVLGYPEDRGSFGQAMRRCVGVGKCRNTSGGGVMCPSYRATREERHSTRGRAHLLAEMLNGEVITDGWRSAEVHDALDLCLSCKGCLSDCPVDVDMATYKAEFLHQHYRRRLRPAAHYSMGWLPLWLRASARAPRLANAVGRSPRLSGLLKRLGGIAKERALPEFARKPFTTARADLRRRASGDRKVVLWPDSFNNYLTPSVLDAAHEVLTAAGYDVVLPDRGVCCGLTWVSTGQLDVARRVLRRTLDVLAPYLDVGYEVAGLEPSCTALFRSDLPALLPDDARAVLLASRTVTFAELLERAPIPFAALDVDAITQVHCHQHAVLGFTADESAMAAAGVRNTTLDSGCCGLAGNFGFERGHYEVSKAVAEDRMLPAIRAASEDTVVVSDGFSCRTQIAQESGRQAVHLAELLRRALP, from the coding sequence GTGGAGATCCTCACCGACGCCGCCACGCTCGCGCTGTACACGACCGACGCCTCCAACTACCGCCACGTGCCCCGCGGCGTCGTGCTGCCGGAGACCGTCGACGACGTCGTCGCCGCGGTCGCCGCCGCCCGCGTCCGGGACCTGCCGGTGATCGCCCGCGGCGGGGGCACCAGCGTCGCCGGCAACGCGTGCGGGCCCGGGCTGGTGATCGACACCTCACGCCACGTCGGCGGGGTGCTCTCGCTCGACCCGGCGACGCGGCTCGCGCGGGTGCTGCCCGGGACCGTGCTCGACGACCTCCAAGCCGTCGCGGCGCCGCACGGGCTGCGGTTCGGCCCGGACCCCTCGACGCACAGCCGCTGCACGATCGGCGGGATGATCGGCAACAACGCCTGCGGATCGCACTCGGTGGCGTGGGGCCGCACGGTCGACGTCGTGCGCTCGCTGGACGTCCTGCTCTACGACGGCACGCGGCTGCGACTCGGCCCGGGCGAGCCCACCGAAGGCCGGATCTTCGACGAGCTGCGCGCGCTGGTGCGGGACAACCTGGCGCTGCTGCGCAAGGAACTTTCGACGTGGCCGCGGCGCGTCTCCGGGTACGGCCTGGAACACCTGTTGCCGGAGAACGGCTTCGACGTCGCCAAGGCACTGGTCGGCTCGGAGGGCACGTGCGTCACGGTGCTCGAAGCGACGGTCGCGCTGGCCGAGCTGCCGCGGCACCGGGTGCTGGCCGTGCTGGGTTTCCCGTCCGACATCGCGGCGGCCGACGCGGTGCCGTCGATCCTGCCGTGGTCGCCGCTGACCGTCGAAGGCGTGGACGCCGAGCTGGTCGCGATGCTCCCCGGCCGCGGGAACGACCTGCCGCCCGGCGGCGCCTGGCTGTTCGTCGAGCTGGCCGGCGCGGACCCGGCCGAGGCCGCCGGGCGCGCCCGCGCGCTGGCCGCGTCGCTGGACCTGACCGGATCCGTCGTGCTCGACGACCCCGTCGCGCAGCGCAAGCTGTGGCGGATCCGCGAGGAGGGCGCGGGCCTGGCGACCCGGCTCGCGGACGGCTCGGAAGCGTGGCCGGGCTGGGAGGACGCGGCCGTCCCGCCGGAGCGGCTCGGCGCGTACCTGCGCGAGTTCAAGGACCTGATGCGCGCGCACGGGCGTAAGAGCGTCGTGTACGGCCACTACGGCGAGGGCTGCCTGCACCTGCGCCTGGACTTCGATCTGCTGTCCCGGCAAGGGATCGCCGGATTCCGGCGGTTCCTCGAAGAGGCCGCGGACCTCGTCGCGGCCCACGGTGGATCGTTGTCCGGCGAACACGGCGACGGGCAGGCCCGCTCGGAGCTGCTGTCCCGGATGTACAGCCCGGAGATGATGGACGTCTTCGCGCGGTTCAAGGCGATCTTCGACCCGGCCGGGCGGATGAACCCCGGCATCATCGTCGAGCCGCGCAAGGTCGACGCGAACCTGCGCGTGCGCCCGGCGCCACTGTCCCTTGAGGACGTCACGGTGCTCGGTTACCCGGAGGACCGGGGGAGTTTCGGGCAGGCGATGCGCCGCTGCGTCGGCGTCGGGAAGTGCCGCAACACCAGCGGCGGCGGCGTGATGTGCCCGAGTTACCGCGCCACCCGCGAGGAACGGCATTCGACGCGCGGGCGGGCCCACCTGCTCGCCGAGATGCTCAACGGCGAGGTCATCACGGACGGCTGGCGCTCCGCCGAGGTCCACGACGCGCTCGACTTGTGCTTGTCCTGCAAGGGATGCTTGTCGGACTGCCCGGTGGACGTCGACATGGCGACGTACAAGGCCGAGTTCCTGCACCAGCACTACCGGCGGCGGCTGCGCCCGGCGGCGCACTACTCGATGGGCTGGCTGCCGCTGTGGCTGCGGGCCAGCGCACGGGCGCCGCGGCTGGCCAACGCCGTCGGCCGGTCGCCGCGGTTGTCCGGGCTGCTGAAACGGCTGGGCGGGATCGCGAAGGAACGAGCGCTGCCGGAGTTCGCGCGGAAGCCGTTCACGACGGCGCGGGCGGACCTGCGGCGCCGCGCGTCCGGCGACCGGAAAGTCGTGCTGTGGCCGGATTCGTTCAACAACTACCTGACGCCGTCGGTGCTCGACGCGGCCCACGAGGTGCTGACCGCGGCCGGGTACGACGTCGTGCTGCCCGACCGTGGTGTCTGTTGTGGACTGACGTGGGTGTCGACCGGCCAGCTCGACGTCGCCCGCCGCGTCCTGCGGCGCACCTTGGACGTGCTGGCGCCGTACCTGGACGTGGGGTACGAGGTCGCCGGGCTGGAGCCGAGCTGCACGGCGCTGTTCCGTAGCGACCTGCCGGCGTTGCTGCCGGACGACGCGCGTGCGGTGCTGCTGGCCTCGCGGACGGTCACGTTCGCGGAACTCCTGGAGCGCGCCCCGATCCCGTTCGCGGCGCTGGACGTCGACGCGATCACCCAGGTCCACTGCCACCAGCACGCGGTCCTCGGCTTCACCGCCGACGAGTCGGCGATGGCGGCGGCGGGCGTCCGCAACACGACGCTGGACTCGGGATGTTGTGGCCTGGCGGGCAACTTCGGCTTCGAGCGCGGCCACTACGAGGTGTCGAAGGCGGTGGCGGAGGACCGCATGCTCCCGGCGATCCGCGCGGCCTCGGAAGACACGGTGGTCGTCTCCGACGGCTTCAGCTGCCGGACCCAGATCGCCCAGGAGTCGGGCCGCCAGGCAGTGCACCTGGCGGAACTGCTGCGGCGCGCGTTGCCCTGA
- a CDS encoding Lrp/AsnC family transcriptional regulator, which produces MDELDSAIVRLLQEDARQTNREIARKVGIAPSTCLERIRLLRERGVIRGYHADIDLASLNRGVRALVAAQVRPLSRAVIDTFQSSIAQLPEVLSVYVTAGSDDFLIEVTTPDIDGLHAFLADRLAIRREIVGFRTSIIFRHLRKTTLEPLA; this is translated from the coding sequence CTGGACGAACTTGATTCGGCGATCGTGCGCCTGCTGCAGGAGGACGCCCGGCAGACCAACCGCGAAATCGCCCGCAAGGTCGGCATCGCGCCGTCGACCTGCCTCGAGCGGATCCGGCTGCTGCGGGAGCGCGGCGTCATCCGCGGCTACCACGCCGACATCGACCTGGCGAGCCTCAACCGCGGCGTCCGGGCCCTGGTCGCGGCGCAGGTGCGGCCGCTGAGCCGGGCCGTGATCGACACTTTCCAGAGCTCGATCGCCCAGCTGCCGGAAGTGCTTTCGGTCTACGTCACGGCGGGCAGCGACGATTTCCTGATCGAAGTCACCACACCCGACATCGACGGGCTGCACGCGTTCCTCGCCGACCGGCTCGCGATCCGCCGCGAGATCGTCGGCTTCCGCACTTCGATCATTTTCCGGCACCTGCGCAAGACGACGTTGGAACCGCTGGCCTAA
- a CDS encoding GH92 family glycosyl hydrolase, which produces MSGPLSRFRRRLRGAALAAVLVGAGLAALPAPAAGAATLALTQYVNPFIGTDNSNSPNPVPGGAGGSTYPGAVVPFGMTQFSPDTPTGSPSGYRYGDTSIEEFSLTHFNGAGCPNNEDLGLLPITGAIGTSPGTGWTGYAGRYTKANESAAPGYYKNKLDNYNTTVELSATKRSGFMKLTYPNTTAARLLVNPGRSATGNRSGSVSISGSQLTGSATGGGFCGSSKTYQIFYVIQFDRAPSGFGTWLGGTVSAGSASSSGTNAGGYVTFDTSTNTTVQAKVGISFVSLANAQANLAAENPGFDFAGIRAAADTSWNSVLNRVQVTGGAAADLQKFYTALYHVFQNPNIASDTNGQYRGFDQAIHTASHTVYQNYSGWDIYRSWAALIGLVAPDEASDIAKSMVLDGQQGGLLPKWSHNNNEHFVMTGDPGPIVVGSMYAFGVRGFDTAAALTLMDKSSNGGTAQGQSIRGRQSGYVSRHYVTEDPSDSLEYSASDFAVAQFAKAVGDTTKYNTYMQRAQWWQNVYGPDSGYIQPRGSTGTFAWPVVPSSNSGYTEGNPAQYTWMVPYNYQGLINLMGGAKTAVQRLDHHFTQLNGGLTQPYFYIGNEPEHGVPWAYNYAAHPQGTSSAVRRVMNESFTTGAGGEPGNDDLGATSAWYVFAALGMYPATPGADVLALHGPLFPAVSIIRPSGTIQITGSGAGQGAQYVQSLSVNGTATTKSWIRYGDIAGASTLNYTMGSSPSAWGTNAADVPPSYNDGFTPPPAAPNLGANLAQGKAATGSAACASSEGAANAVDGSLANNSKFCSTAATKFLQVDLGSAQNVSSFVVEHAGLGGETTAWNTGAFTIQTSTDGTNWTTVASVTGSRASRTYHPITTRSARYVKLNLTTPANDGNGAARIYEFEVHG; this is translated from the coding sequence ATGTCCGGACCACTGTCAAGGTTCAGGAGACGGCTTCGGGGAGCGGCGCTCGCCGCGGTCCTCGTGGGCGCGGGGCTCGCCGCGCTGCCCGCCCCGGCCGCCGGCGCCGCGACGCTAGCCCTTACGCAGTACGTGAATCCCTTCATCGGCACGGACAACAGCAACTCGCCCAACCCGGTGCCCGGCGGCGCCGGCGGCAGCACCTACCCGGGCGCCGTCGTGCCGTTCGGGATGACGCAGTTCAGCCCGGACACCCCGACCGGGTCGCCGTCCGGCTACCGCTACGGCGACACCAGCATCGAAGAGTTCAGCCTCACCCACTTCAACGGCGCCGGCTGCCCCAACAACGAGGACCTCGGCCTGCTGCCGATCACCGGCGCGATCGGCACGTCGCCGGGCACCGGCTGGACCGGGTACGCCGGCCGCTACACGAAGGCGAACGAGTCGGCCGCGCCCGGCTACTACAAGAACAAGCTCGACAACTACAACACCACCGTCGAGCTGTCCGCCACCAAGCGGTCCGGCTTCATGAAGCTGACCTACCCGAACACGACGGCCGCGCGCCTGCTGGTCAACCCCGGCCGCAGCGCGACCGGCAACCGCAGCGGATCCGTCAGCATCAGCGGCAGCCAGCTCACCGGCTCGGCGACCGGCGGCGGCTTCTGCGGCTCGTCCAAGACCTACCAGATCTTCTACGTCATCCAGTTCGACCGCGCGCCCAGCGGCTTCGGCACCTGGCTCGGCGGCACGGTGAGCGCCGGATCCGCGAGCAGCAGCGGCACGAACGCCGGCGGTTACGTCACCTTCGACACCTCCACCAACACCACCGTGCAGGCGAAGGTCGGCATCTCGTTCGTCAGCCTGGCCAACGCGCAGGCGAACCTCGCGGCCGAGAACCCCGGGTTCGACTTCGCCGGGATCCGCGCCGCGGCCGACACGAGCTGGAACAGCGTCCTCAACCGCGTCCAGGTGACCGGGGGTGCCGCCGCGGACCTGCAGAAGTTCTACACGGCGCTGTACCACGTGTTCCAGAACCCGAACATCGCCAGCGACACCAACGGCCAGTACCGCGGGTTCGACCAAGCGATCCACACGGCGTCGCACACCGTCTACCAGAACTACTCCGGCTGGGACATCTACCGGTCCTGGGCCGCGCTGATCGGGTTGGTCGCGCCCGATGAGGCGAGCGACATCGCGAAGTCGATGGTGCTCGACGGCCAGCAGGGCGGGCTGTTGCCCAAGTGGTCGCACAACAACAACGAGCACTTCGTGATGACCGGTGACCCCGGGCCGATCGTCGTCGGCAGCATGTACGCCTTCGGTGTCCGCGGCTTCGACACGGCGGCGGCGCTGACGCTGATGGACAAGAGCTCCAACGGCGGCACCGCGCAGGGGCAGTCGATCCGCGGGCGTCAGTCCGGGTACGTCAGCCGGCACTACGTCACCGAGGACCCGTCGGACTCGCTCGAGTACTCGGCGTCGGACTTCGCGGTGGCCCAGTTCGCGAAGGCCGTGGGTGACACGACGAAGTACAACACCTACATGCAGCGCGCCCAGTGGTGGCAGAACGTGTACGGCCCCGACTCCGGCTACATCCAGCCGCGGGGCAGCACCGGCACGTTCGCGTGGCCGGTCGTGCCGTCGAGCAACAGCGGGTACACCGAGGGCAACCCGGCGCAGTACACGTGGATGGTGCCCTACAACTACCAGGGCCTGATCAACCTGATGGGCGGCGCGAAGACCGCGGTCCAGCGGCTGGACCACCACTTCACCCAGCTCAACGGCGGCCTCACCCAGCCGTACTTCTACATCGGCAACGAGCCCGAGCACGGCGTGCCGTGGGCGTACAACTACGCCGCCCACCCGCAGGGCACCAGCTCGGCGGTGCGGCGCGTGATGAACGAGTCGTTCACCACCGGCGCGGGCGGCGAGCCCGGCAACGACGACCTCGGCGCGACCTCGGCGTGGTACGTCTTCGCCGCGCTGGGGATGTACCCGGCGACGCCGGGCGCGGACGTCCTCGCCCTGCACGGCCCGCTGTTCCCGGCCGTCTCGATCATCCGCCCGAGCGGGACGATCCAGATCACCGGCAGTGGCGCCGGCCAGGGCGCGCAGTACGTGCAAAGCCTCAGTGTCAACGGGACCGCGACGACGAAGTCGTGGATCCGCTACGGCGACATCGCGGGCGCGTCGACGCTGAACTACACGATGGGCTCGTCGCCGAGCGCGTGGGGCACGAACGCGGCGGACGTCCCGCCGTCGTACAACGACGGGTTCACCCCGCCGCCCGCCGCGCCGAACCTCGGCGCGAACCTGGCGCAGGGCAAGGCGGCGACGGGCTCGGCGGCGTGTGCCTCGTCCGAAGGCGCGGCCAACGCCGTCGACGGCAGCCTGGCGAACAACAGCAAGTTCTGCAGCACGGCCGCCACGAAGTTCCTCCAGGTCGACCTCGGGTCGGCGCAGAACGTGTCGTCGTTCGTGGTCGAGCACGCCGGCCTCGGCGGTGAGACCACGGCCTGGAACACCGGCGCCTTCACGATCCAGACGTCGACCGACGGCACGAACTGGACGACGGTGGCGTCCGTGACCGGTTCGCGGGCCAGCCGCACGTATCACCCGATCACGACACGATCGGCCCGGTACGTGAAGCTGAACCTCACCACCCCGGCCAACGACGGCAACGGCGCGGCGCGGATCTACGAGTTCGAAGTCCACGGCTGA
- a CDS encoding GNAT family N-acetyltransferase: MHVFLETERLILRRFTENDADALFELYDDPAVMKYLNGGRPADRTEIVTLDLPAFLGYYERFPGYGFWAAIEKRSSAFLGWFHYRPRPQDPPDEPELGYRLHQAAWGKGYGTEGSAALLAKGFADLGVKRVTAFTMTVNQRSRRVMEKLGMTFVRTYFEEFPEHDRAPGAEHGEVEYAITREQWRLRS, translated from the coding sequence ATGCACGTATTCCTCGAAACCGAGCGGCTGATCCTCCGCCGGTTCACCGAGAACGACGCCGACGCGCTGTTCGAGCTCTACGACGATCCCGCGGTCATGAAGTACCTCAATGGGGGCAGGCCCGCGGATCGCACGGAGATCGTCACTCTCGATCTCCCCGCGTTCCTCGGTTACTACGAGCGTTTTCCCGGTTACGGGTTCTGGGCCGCGATCGAGAAGCGGTCGAGCGCATTCCTGGGGTGGTTCCACTACCGGCCGCGGCCGCAGGACCCGCCGGACGAACCCGAACTGGGCTACCGGCTGCACCAGGCCGCCTGGGGCAAGGGCTACGGCACCGAGGGCTCGGCGGCACTGCTCGCGAAAGGCTTCGCCGACCTGGGGGTCAAGCGCGTCACGGCGTTCACCATGACGGTGAACCAGCGCTCGCGGCGCGTGATGGAGAAACTGGGGATGACGTTCGTCCGCACGTACTTCGAGGAGTTCCCGGAGCACGATCGGGCGCCGGGCGCGGAACACGGCGAAGTCGAGTACGCGATCACGCGCGAGCAGTGGAGGCTGCGGTCGTGA